A window of the Nitrosopumilus ureiphilus genome harbors these coding sequences:
- a CDS encoding SDR family NAD(P)-dependent oxidoreductase: MPKFQNKIALVTGSGTGIGKAIATKFIEEGASVIILGRRKDPLEEAAKELEGKIPQGTNASVRIFAGVDVADEMAMNNMFDTLKNDNVSIDYIINNAGVSGPVTCFANAPLDEFKSTIGIHLTGTFWGSVQALKVMKEGGKIITISTFFTEERPLEQRPYRFRSPYTASQGAKNRLAELMSWELTDKGIISIATNPGPVHSDRIYKTVYPKAAAEFMRVSGFEDLAPTEVDEANKELLSLLGEDENVIKEGIANAASKLANGKDVSKLTETFTNLLNKIQTIAEKVQNNTSHMIANREFLSQGQVAESVLNLCDDEIAKIINGKVIPGDRVFYPVKPHIGTATPGVHQPDFTGKSVVFTIDATDKDDAQRVEFLAQHVEKNGGKVACFISQSTSTELQEYISSKFHSHVVDIKNPEEVARWLNTAKTNIGDILGVIHVTGKLPDISKLTELSRTEWEALTEKFISTPATVAQRALEQFVPGGSKDPRLYKDAKGAIMIIGPDLPIGKKVTGTQRAQVEVFRGALRPFTTTVNQELSDVLSSKIRIFTIFPGSITGSEPSNQRIAEAFNFLVSDNAASSSEIVFCVDESR; encoded by the coding sequence ATGCCAAAATTCCAGAATAAAATTGCCCTAGTTACAGGAAGCGGAACTGGAATAGGTAAAGCCATTGCTACAAAATTCATCGAAGAAGGAGCAAGTGTGATAATTCTTGGAAGAAGAAAAGATCCATTAGAAGAAGCAGCAAAAGAACTTGAAGGGAAAATTCCTCAAGGCACAAATGCGTCAGTTAGAATTTTTGCAGGAGTTGATGTTGCCGATGAAATGGCAATGAATAACATGTTTGATACACTAAAAAATGATAACGTATCTATAGATTACATTATTAACAACGCAGGGGTTTCAGGCCCTGTTACTTGTTTTGCAAATGCTCCACTTGATGAATTCAAAAGTACAATTGGAATTCATCTAACAGGGACATTCTGGGGCTCTGTTCAGGCACTAAAAGTAATGAAAGAGGGGGGAAAGATAATTACAATTTCAACATTCTTTACAGAAGAAAGGCCATTGGAGCAAAGACCATACAGATTTAGAAGTCCATATACTGCATCCCAAGGTGCAAAAAATAGATTAGCAGAATTAATGTCATGGGAATTAACAGATAAAGGAATAATATCAATTGCAACAAATCCAGGCCCAGTACATTCAGACAGAATTTACAAAACAGTCTACCCAAAAGCTGCTGCAGAGTTTATGAGAGTCAGTGGATTTGAAGATTTAGCACCAACTGAAGTAGATGAAGCAAATAAAGAATTACTTTCATTATTAGGAGAAGATGAAAATGTTATCAAGGAGGGAATTGCAAACGCAGCATCAAAACTGGCAAACGGTAAAGACGTTTCAAAATTAACTGAGACATTTACAAATCTATTAAACAAAATACAGACTATTGCTGAAAAAGTTCAAAATAATACATCACATATGATTGCAAATAGAGAATTTCTTTCACAAGGTCAAGTTGCAGAATCAGTACTCAATCTTTGTGATGATGAAATTGCAAAAATAATAAACGGCAAAGTAATTCCAGGAGACAGAGTATTTTATCCAGTAAAACCACATATTGGAACTGCCACACCGGGTGTTCATCAACCAGACTTTACAGGAAAATCAGTTGTGTTTACAATTGATGCAACGGACAAAGATGATGCACAGCGAGTTGAGTTTTTGGCACAACATGTTGAGAAAAATGGAGGAAAAGTTGCATGTTTCATTTCTCAATCAACATCAACAGAATTGCAAGAATACATCAGTAGTAAATTTCACTCTCATGTAGTAGACATAAAGAATCCCGAAGAAGTTGCAAGATGGTTAAACACTGCAAAAACTAACATTGGTGATATTCTAGGCGTGATTCATGTAACTGGAAAACTTCCAGACATATCAAAATTAACAGAATTGTCAAGGACGGAGTGGGAAGCATTAACTGAAAAATTCATCTCAACTCCGGCTACAGTTGCACAAAGAGCGCTTGAACAATTTGTTCCAGGTGGAAGTAAAGATCCACGTCTTTACAAAGATGCAAAAGGTGCAATCATGATAATTGGGCCAGATTTACCAATTGGAAAAAAAGTTACAGGGACACAAAGAGCACAAGTAGAGGTTTTCAGAGGAGCATTAAGACCATTTACAACTACAGTTAATCAAGAATTAAGCGACGTTCTAAGTTCAAAAATCAGAATATTTACAATTTTCCCAGGATCTATAACTGGTTCAGAACCAAGCAATCAAAGAATTGCAGAAGCGTTTAATTTTCTAGTATCAGATAATGCTGCCTCATCATCAGAGATAGTTTTCTGTGTTGATGAATCAAGATAA
- a CDS encoding sulfite exporter TauE/SafE family protein — translation MIDQLWLILLGFAAGILGSMIGLGGGIVVVPILTFLGFPPTAAASNSLFAALSNAVASTISYSKQKRIEVSLGLKLGLLSIPGTILGAIVSTDVTPDVFKILFGFVLIASAAYIFLRKKIETKEKTLSKQIMIFSIGASFFAGIISAFFGIGGGIIFVPLMVVGMGMSMKRAAPTSQLILFFSSLSGVLSHSLLGHPDFIQAGFLAVGSFAGGLVGARLSIDIKERYLQIIVSVVILVAAGKLFLDSITDNSGFFGF, via the coding sequence ATGATTGATCAATTATGGTTAATTCTTTTGGGATTTGCAGCAGGAATCTTAGGTTCGATGATTGGTCTTGGTGGAGGAATTGTTGTAGTGCCTATATTGACGTTTCTTGGGTTTCCTCCCACGGCTGCTGCAAGTAATAGTCTTTTTGCTGCATTAAGTAATGCTGTTGCATCTACTATTTCATATTCTAAACAAAAAAGAATAGAAGTCTCTTTGGGGTTGAAACTTGGATTACTTTCAATCCCTGGTACTATTTTGGGCGCAATAGTTTCAACTGATGTTACGCCTGATGTTTTTAAAATTTTATTTGGTTTTGTATTGATAGCATCAGCAGCTTACATTTTTTTGCGAAAAAAAATTGAAACCAAAGAAAAAACATTATCAAAACAAATAATGATTTTTTCAATAGGTGCAAGCTTTTTCGCAGGAATCATTTCTGCGTTTTTTGGAATAGGCGGTGGGATTATCTTTGTTCCTTTAATGGTTGTTGGAATGGGAATGTCCATGAAAAGAGCAGCTCCTACGTCTCAATTGATATTGTTTTTCTCTTCTTTATCCGGAGTACTTTCACATAGTCTTCTAGGTCATCCAGATTTCATCCAAGCAGGATTTTTAGCAGTTGGCTCTTTTGCAGGTGGATTAGTTGGTGCACGTTTGTCTATTGATATCAAAGAAAGATATTTGCAAATTATTGTCTCTGTTGTGATTTTGGTTGCTGCAGGAAAATTATTTCTTGATTCAATAACTGATAATTCTGGATTTTTTGGTTTTTAA
- a CDS encoding zinc ribbon domain-containing protein produces the protein MLEDIKGIRKLYRKGNGQGKKHRDKMNTWSFYELQRQIEYKAKWAGLPVKHVKAHGTSSKCAACGSKLVPEEHRMMRCIMCKILIDRDENAAKNILARGLRFDPNAPQVEAMKQFKDAESIVTSQEDGQIMCL, from the coding sequence ATTTTAGAAGACATAAAGGGAATCAGAAAATTGTATAGAAAAGGAAACGGTCAGGGTAAAAAGCATCGTGATAAAATGAACACATGGAGTTTTTATGAATTGCAGAGACAGATTGAATACAAAGCTAAATGGGCTGGATTGCCAGTAAAACATGTCAAAGCACATGGCACGTCATCAAAGTGTGCGGCATGTGGGTCAAAACTAGTACCCGAAGAGCACCGAATGATGAGATGTATCATGTGTAAGATTCTTATCGACAGGGATGAGAATGCAGCCAAAAATATTTTGGCCAGAGGGTTGAGGTTCGACCCCAACGCACCGCAAGTTGAAGCAATGAAGCAGTTCAAAGATGCAGAGTCGATTGTGACGAGTCAGGAAGATGGACAAATTATGTGTCTATAA
- a CDS encoding DUF192 domain-containing protein encodes MTTRSQVLIPIFIAAVIIGAVGLMSIPKESKLESVEFPRGTIKVDDVPLQVQIADTEPRRVRGLMFQDELPYDQGMIFVFEQSGLYSLWMLNMQFSLDMIWFDEDGKVVHIEKDIPPCKSPLEITTCQSIVPDGKAVYVLEVTSGFVEQNNITKDSILSIISI; translated from the coding sequence ATGACTACAAGATCACAAGTTCTGATTCCCATTTTTATCGCAGCTGTGATTATTGGTGCGGTTGGTTTGATGTCTATTCCAAAAGAAAGTAAGTTAGAATCAGTTGAATTTCCTAGAGGTACCATAAAGGTTGATGATGTTCCATTACAAGTGCAGATTGCAGATACTGAACCAAGACGTGTTCGTGGTTTAATGTTCCAAGATGAATTGCCCTATGATCAAGGAATGATTTTTGTATTTGAACAATCAGGTCTTTACTCTCTTTGGATGCTTAACATGCAATTCTCACTTGATATGATTTGGTTTGATGAAGACGGTAAAGTTGTACACATAGAAAAAGATATTCCTCCGTGTAAAAGTCCATTAGAAATCACAACTTGTCAAAGTATAGTGCCTGATGGCAAAGCAGTATATGTTCTTGAAGTCACATCTGGATTTGTTGAGCAAAACAACATCACAAAAGACTCTATATTGAGTATTATCTCTATTTGA
- a CDS encoding metal-dependent transcriptional regulator, which yields MKSKNSKRLDSIKAAHQTERTRSSTRMEDYLEIISELVELKGYATTLDISRYMNVSAPSVTKMLQRLDEGGFLEYEKYHGINLTSKGTQVAEGIRQNHGILLEFFEILGVGYDTANQDTEGIEHHLNPKTIRQLRKFITFLKANPKIIENFKNL from the coding sequence ATGAAATCTAAAAATTCCAAGAGACTAGATTCAATAAAAGCTGCTCACCAAACTGAAAGAACTCGTTCAAGTACCAGAATGGAAGATTATTTAGAAATAATATCAGAGCTTGTGGAATTGAAGGGATATGCCACCACATTGGATATTTCAAGATACATGAATGTAAGTGCTCCTAGCGTAACTAAGATGCTTCAAAGATTAGATGAGGGAGGATTTTTAGAATATGAGAAATATCACGGAATTAATCTTACAAGTAAAGGTACACAAGTAGCTGAGGGCATAAGACAAAACCATGGAATTTTATTGGAATTCTTTGAAATTTTAGGGGTAGGATATGATACTGCCAATCAAGATACAGAGGGAATTGAGCATCATCTCAATCCAAAAACAATAAGACAATTAAGAAAATTCATTACTTTTCTAAAAGCAAATCCTAAGATTATTGAAAATTTTAAAAATCTTTAA
- a CDS encoding PINc/VapC family ATPase, with amino-acid sequence MSKIVADTSVIINGELIAQIETGSIRNSQIIIPQAVFDELQSQASNKKEQGFIGLEKIRKLNELSGSFGLEIVMKGPHPSTDDIKFAASGRIDALIADMAKQNDAVLYTSDNVQHLVAEAEGIETVFLKTKIKDEKLEFLKFFDSETMSIHLKENQLPLAKKGTPGAFSLTQISDEILTKSYLKMISSQIFDIASVSDSSTIEISKTGASVIQHNDYRIAITYPPFSESYEITIVHPIIKLSLEDYEISDELMERLSDRAEGIVISGAPGSGKSTLASGLANFYHKKGKIVKTFESPRDLQVDPGITQYGKLDGSFDNTADILLLVRPDYTIFDEVRRREDFRTFADLRLTGVGMVGVVHANSPLDAIQRFIGKIELGIIPNILDTVIFVNDGRIEKVYDLELKVKVPSGMTESDLARPVIEVRNFQDNVLEHEIYTFGEENVIVPVAKRVQKVGIEKLAEDKIKDTFKRYDPGAQVEILSDNRVKVLVNEQYIPSIIGRGGSNINEIEKLLQVHIDVVAKNSENLSLTSNDLPFTFSESKTALLLTVSREYTSMHADIYANDKFLVSVRIGKKGQIKIPKRSDAARSLMNATSSQSDIKLYLKDF; translated from the coding sequence TTGTCAAAAATAGTAGCTGATACTAGCGTAATAATTAATGGTGAACTAATTGCTCAGATAGAAACTGGCTCAATTAGAAATTCTCAAATCATTATCCCTCAAGCCGTATTTGATGAGTTACAATCTCAGGCTTCAAATAAAAAAGAACAGGGATTTATTGGCTTAGAAAAAATTAGAAAACTCAACGAGTTATCTGGAAGTTTTGGCTTGGAGATTGTCATGAAAGGCCCTCATCCTTCTACAGATGATATCAAGTTTGCTGCTAGTGGCAGAATTGATGCACTCATAGCTGATATGGCAAAACAAAATGATGCTGTTCTTTACACTTCTGATAATGTGCAACATCTTGTTGCAGAGGCTGAAGGTATTGAAACTGTATTTCTTAAAACTAAAATCAAAGATGAAAAATTAGAATTTTTAAAATTTTTTGATTCTGAAACTATGAGTATTCATCTTAAGGAAAATCAACTTCCGTTGGCAAAAAAAGGAACACCTGGTGCTTTTTCATTAACTCAAATCAGTGATGAGATTCTTACAAAATCTTATTTGAAAATGATTTCATCACAAATATTTGATATTGCAAGTGTGTCTGATTCAAGTACTATTGAAATCTCAAAGACAGGTGCATCCGTAATCCAACACAATGATTATCGAATTGCCATAACATATCCTCCATTTTCTGAATCTTATGAAATAACTATTGTTCATCCAATCATTAAACTGTCTTTGGAAGATTATGAAATTTCTGATGAGTTAATGGAACGATTGTCTGATAGAGCTGAGGGAATTGTGATTTCAGGTGCTCCTGGCTCTGGAAAAAGTACCCTTGCGTCTGGACTGGCAAACTTTTATCACAAAAAAGGGAAAATTGTTAAAACATTTGAGTCTCCTCGTGACTTGCAAGTAGATCCTGGTATCACACAATATGGAAAATTAGATGGAAGTTTTGACAACACTGCAGATATTTTACTTTTAGTCCGTCCAGATTATACTATTTTTGATGAAGTAAGAAGACGGGAAGATTTTAGAACATTTGCTGATTTGCGATTAACTGGAGTTGGAATGGTGGGAGTAGTGCATGCAAACTCGCCATTGGATGCAATTCAACGTTTCATTGGAAAGATCGAATTAGGAATTATTCCAAACATCTTGGACACTGTGATTTTTGTAAATGATGGAAGAATCGAAAAAGTATATGATCTGGAATTAAAAGTAAAAGTACCTTCAGGAATGACCGAATCTGACCTTGCAAGACCTGTAATTGAGGTGAGAAATTTTCAAGATAATGTTTTGGAACATGAAATATACACATTTGGGGAAGAAAACGTGATTGTTCCTGTAGCAAAGCGAGTTCAAAAAGTTGGAATTGAAAAGCTTGCTGAAGATAAAATCAAAGATACTTTCAAAAGATATGATCCTGGCGCACAAGTTGAAATTTTGTCTGATAACCGAGTAAAAGTACTCGTAAATGAACAGTATATCCCATCAATCATCGGAAGGGGTGGCTCTAACATTAATGAAATTGAAAAATTACTTCAAGTCCATATTGATGTAGTGGCAAAAAATTCTGAAAACCTATCATTAACATCAAATGATCTTCCTTTTACATTCTCAGAATCAAAAACTGCATTACTTCTAACTGTTAGCAGAGAATACACATCTATGCATGCCGATATCTATGCCAATGATAAATTTCTGGTATCTGTAAGAATTGGTAAAAAGGGACAAATAAAAATCCCAAAACGATCTGATGCTGCTAGAAGTCTCATGAATGCTACATCTTCACAAAGCGACATAAAATTATATCTTAAAGATTTTTAA
- a CDS encoding TldD/PmbA family protein, with amino-acid sequence MNTVLQELSDKGIKYAIEAGAQYCDIRAEQQEKKSVHIENNEIENIRAFSDSGLGIRLIKEGAWSFCSITDPKSFDEIKEKINHAIKNSSHPTKNKKKVDQYPSPTNNLKIDFPVLKKPSIDELVTIGLECSRIILDTPRIIKSIISPWYTVNSKYFVNSEGSKIEQNFTDVVTDMIAVAYESGITQSTNITEGGRGGLEQITNKDKIQQKAKDISQKASELILAKPLKEEQTTVVMNPDFVSLLTHEILGHPSEADRVLGKEMAWAGGAWWKGKIGEKIGSENLNVFDDPTIKESLGWYYFDDEGIETKKTTLVENGILINHMQNRETAQIFNATPTGNMRATNYRFMPLIRMACTCIGNGDRNTDEIIKEVKNGYLISNMKIPSIDMKRYNWSISCQYAQKIENGETTDLLRDVIVMGTAPEFFESIDACGNDFTVRPITNCGKGDPMQSMIMGNGGPTIRGTAMVKSVN; translated from the coding sequence ATGAACACAGTACTGCAAGAACTATCAGATAAAGGGATCAAATATGCTATTGAGGCGGGAGCTCAATATTGTGACATAAGGGCCGAGCAACAAGAAAAGAAATCAGTGCATATAGAAAATAACGAAATAGAAAATATCAGAGCATTTAGCGATTCTGGTTTGGGGATCAGACTAATCAAAGAAGGAGCATGGAGTTTTTGTTCAATCACAGATCCGAAATCATTTGACGAAATCAAAGAAAAAATTAATCATGCAATAAAAAACTCGTCTCACCCTACAAAAAATAAAAAGAAAGTAGATCAGTATCCAAGTCCAACAAACAATCTTAAAATTGATTTTCCAGTTTTAAAAAAACCATCAATTGATGAATTAGTCACAATTGGATTAGAGTGTAGTAGAATTATTTTAGACACGCCACGAATCATCAAATCAATTATCAGTCCATGGTACACAGTAAACTCAAAATATTTTGTAAATAGCGAGGGCTCCAAAATTGAGCAGAATTTTACAGATGTTGTGACAGACATGATTGCAGTAGCATATGAATCAGGAATTACACAATCAACAAATATCACAGAAGGGGGAAGGGGAGGATTAGAACAAATTACCAATAAAGACAAAATTCAGCAAAAAGCTAAAGACATTTCCCAAAAGGCATCAGAATTAATTTTAGCAAAACCTCTCAAAGAAGAACAGACAACAGTTGTAATGAATCCCGACTTTGTATCGTTGCTCACACATGAAATACTGGGTCATCCATCAGAAGCAGACAGAGTGTTGGGAAAAGAAATGGCATGGGCGGGAGGTGCTTGGTGGAAAGGAAAAATTGGAGAAAAAATAGGATCAGAGAATCTAAATGTGTTTGATGATCCTACCATCAAAGAAAGTTTAGGATGGTATTATTTTGATGATGAAGGAATTGAGACTAAAAAAACTACGCTTGTTGAAAATGGGATTTTAATTAATCACATGCAAAATAGAGAAACTGCTCAAATTTTTAACGCCACTCCGACTGGAAACATGAGAGCTACAAACTATAGATTCATGCCTTTGATTCGTATGGCATGTACATGTATTGGAAATGGAGACAGGAATACAGATGAAATAATCAAAGAAGTCAAAAATGGATACCTAATTTCAAATATGAAAATCCCATCAATAGATATGAAACGATACAATTGGAGTATTTCATGTCAATACGCTCAAAAAATTGAAAATGGTGAAACCACAGACTTGTTAAGAGATGTGATTGTTATGGGAACAGCGCCGGAATTTTTTGAGTCAATTGATGCTTGTGGAAATGACTTTACAGTAAGACCAATAACTAATTGTGGTAAAGGAGATCCTATGCAATCAATGATTATGGGAAATGGAGGACCAACAATTCGTGGAACTGCAATGGTGAAGAGTGTTAACTAA
- a CDS encoding uracil-DNA glycosylase produces MKQELEIIKQNVINCTKCDLCKTRTNSVPGKGNFQSDVIFVGEAPGRNEDENGEPFVGVAGKRLSIALEEVGISRESVYITNVVKCRPPKNRVPNTDEKNTCQEYLKQEISIIKPKIICILGNTAFNSILGGSEITKFRGKIVRKDNQLYFLTIHPAATIYNQELIDVLKNDIAKLFENIRELKNGKEITVDIEYAS; encoded by the coding sequence ATGAAACAAGAACTAGAAATAATTAAACAAAATGTCATAAATTGCACAAAGTGTGATCTTTGTAAAACTAGAACCAATTCAGTTCCAGGAAAAGGAAATTTTCAATCAGATGTGATTTTTGTTGGTGAGGCACCTGGAAGAAATGAAGATGAAAACGGCGAGCCATTTGTGGGGGTTGCCGGAAAGAGACTATCAATCGCACTTGAGGAAGTAGGGATTTCTAGAGAATCAGTATACATTACAAATGTTGTAAAGTGCAGACCTCCAAAAAATAGAGTTCCAAATACGGATGAAAAAAATACATGTCAAGAATATCTAAAGCAAGAAATCTCAATAATCAAACCAAAGATAATTTGTATTTTAGGAAACACAGCATTTAATTCAATTCTAGGAGGTTCTGAAATAACAAAATTCAGAGGAAAAATAGTAAGAAAAGACAACCAGTTATATTTTCTCACTATTCATCCAGCAGCAACAATTTACAATCAGGAACTAATTGATGTGTTAAAGAATGATATTGCAAAACTGTTTGAGAACATAAGAGAATTAAAGAATGGAAAAGAAATCACTGTAGATATAGAGTATGCTTCCTAG
- a CDS encoding DNA-3-methyladenine glycosylase, whose product MLPREFYNKDTVTVARNILGKRIIRKINGTEISGIITETEAYRHVDDPASHAFGNQTDRNKAMFEEVGHAYVYFTYGMHYCFNVVARHPKIKAGAVLIRAIEPEKGIKKIQKNRKITNLKNLTNGPAKLTQALEITKKHYGVDLTKDSKLFIEDGIKPGKIYESPRIGIKKATEKLWNFKINIKKI is encoded by the coding sequence ATGCTTCCTAGAGAATTTTATAATAAAGATACAGTAACAGTTGCAAGAAACATTTTAGGAAAAAGAATAATTAGAAAAATTAATGGGACTGAGATTTCAGGAATAATTACTGAAACTGAAGCATACAGACATGTAGATGACCCTGCAAGCCATGCATTTGGTAATCAGACAGATAGAAACAAAGCTATGTTTGAGGAAGTAGGACACGCATATGTCTATTTCACATATGGAATGCATTATTGCTTTAATGTAGTTGCAAGACATCCAAAAATCAAAGCAGGTGCAGTTCTAATTCGTGCAATCGAGCCTGAAAAAGGAATTAAAAAAATCCAAAAGAATAGAAAAATAACAAATTTGAAAAATCTTACTAATGGACCTGCAAAATTAACACAGGCCCTGGAGATAACAAAAAAGCATTATGGTGTAGATTTAACTAAAGATTCAAAATTATTCATTGAAGATGGAATAAAACCAGGAAAGATCTACGAATCACCCAGAATAGGAATAAAAAAAGCAACTGAGAAGTTATGGAATTTTAAAATAAACATTAAAAAAATTTAG
- a CDS encoding VTT domain-containing protein — protein MDFVDLFPFAPEVGYLSLSLVNFFGSLVPFVPLPGFLLLATMAVGDQFDLHVLALLSAVTATIAKQIIFYVSYGGRKIINEKTRKRMRPFERLVKRYGAGAAFFAAATPIPDDLVYVPLGLAKYNPKRFFIATLTGKIVLSYSIVFISHYLGLSLVEPFLENMDDATPIYIGIMIFGVMMTSVVILLLRLDWGRILGRFAPWTLDENNED, from the coding sequence GTGGATTTTGTTGACCTATTTCCATTTGCTCCGGAAGTAGGATATCTGAGTTTATCTCTTGTCAATTTCTTTGGCTCACTTGTTCCCTTTGTACCGCTACCTGGATTTTTACTACTTGCTACTATGGCAGTAGGTGATCAATTTGATCTCCATGTTTTAGCATTATTGTCTGCCGTTACTGCTACTATTGCAAAACAAATCATCTTCTATGTCAGTTATGGTGGAAGAAAAATCATCAATGAAAAGACTAGAAAAAGAATGCGTCCTTTTGAAAGATTAGTTAAAAGATATGGCGCTGGTGCTGCATTTTTTGCTGCAGCCACTCCGATTCCAGATGATCTAGTGTATGTTCCATTGGGATTGGCAAAATACAATCCGAAACGATTCTTTATTGCAACTTTAACTGGTAAAATAGTTCTTAGCTATTCCATTGTATTCATTTCACATTATCTTGGTTTGTCTTTAGTAGAACCTTTTCTTGAAAACATGGATGATGCTACTCCTATTTACATTGGAATTATGATTTTTGGAGTTATGATGACATCTGTGGTAATTTTGCTTTTAAGATTGGATTGGGGGAGAATTCTTGGGAGATTTGCACCATGGACTTTGGATGAAAATAATGAAGACTAA
- a CDS encoding ABC transporter ATP-binding protein, with translation MQNKNSSLEQIEYGFLDISGLSVKYPSSSGPVYAVDDVDIHLDDGESIGIAGESACGKSTLGLSIIRMLSGGNAQGKIFFEGDSLLDLSESDFNTKYRWKKISMIFQGAMNALDPVFTIKEQFLEILKQHNFDGNSNQLILDAMNSVSLDEDVLKKYPHELSGGMKQRVVIAMALLLKPKFVIADEPTTALDVLIQAQIINLLKTLKKRGMSFLLITHDLAVLSEIADKIGIMYGGQIVEFGSSEEIYKNPKHPYTKGLLESIPTLKGGALKYIKGIPPSLLDAPTECRFLERCPLAIEKCKELPPKLKTKTGYVRCWLYEDE, from the coding sequence GTGCAAAACAAAAATTCTAGTTTGGAACAAATAGAGTATGGTTTTTTAGACATTAGTGGATTATCTGTAAAATATCCATCATCATCCGGTCCAGTATATGCCGTGGATGATGTCGATATTCATTTAGATGATGGAGAATCGATAGGAATCGCCGGTGAGAGTGCGTGTGGGAAAAGCACATTGGGATTATCAATAATTCGAATGCTTTCTGGAGGAAATGCACAAGGCAAAATTTTCTTTGAAGGCGACTCTCTTTTGGATTTGAGTGAATCTGATTTTAATACAAAATATAGGTGGAAAAAAATCTCGATGATTTTTCAGGGTGCAATGAATGCACTAGATCCTGTTTTTACAATAAAGGAGCAATTTCTTGAAATTCTAAAACAGCACAACTTTGATGGAAATTCCAATCAATTAATTTTGGATGCTATGAATTCTGTTAGTTTAGATGAGGATGTTTTAAAAAAATATCCTCATGAATTAAGCGGGGGTATGAAACAAAGAGTTGTCATTGCAATGGCATTGCTCTTAAAGCCAAAATTTGTCATTGCAGATGAGCCTACCACTGCACTTGATGTATTAATTCAGGCTCAAATTATCAATTTACTTAAAACCCTCAAAAAAAGGGGGATGTCCTTTTTGTTAATCACTCATGATTTAGCAGTGTTGTCTGAAATTGCAGACAAGATTGGAATAATGTATGGGGGACAAATTGTTGAATTTGGTTCTTCAGAAGAAATCTACAAAAACCCAAAACATCCTTACACAAAAGGACTGTTGGAATCCATTCCGACATTAAAGGGTGGTGCTCTAAAATACATCAAAGGAATTCCTCCTAGTTTACTTGATGCTCCTACTGAATGCCGATTTTTAGAGCGGTGTCCTTTGGCAATTGAAAAATGCAAAGAACTTCCTCCAAAACTTAAAACTAAAACCGGATATGTTAGATGCTGGCTTTATGAAGACGAATGA
- a CDS encoding transcription elongation factor NusA — protein sequence MILPICGFDAKNAVLCPKCEGKVEAGELTKADVDASIILANTAKSNKEIENFTLYSCKEFDGNFVLSLAKNDIMAIRQSRTLYRLLQDQFKGKIWLVEADENDKRFIEDLFFPTKILSINAVWAPGEVQKTKAVVSGKWTPKFPIDTEKVIQIVRNARNLDIEIEFEDKR from the coding sequence ATGATACTTCCAATTTGTGGTTTTGATGCAAAAAATGCAGTTCTCTGTCCAAAATGTGAAGGAAAGGTAGAAGCTGGAGAACTTACAAAGGCAGATGTAGATGCATCAATCATTCTTGCAAATACTGCAAAATCAAACAAAGAGATTGAAAATTTTACGTTGTATTCTTGTAAGGAATTTGATGGGAATTTTGTTTTGTCATTAGCAAAAAATGATATTATGGCAATTAGACAAAGCCGAACACTCTACAGACTGCTTCAAGATCAATTCAAAGGAAAAATTTGGCTGGTAGAAGCAGATGAAAATGATAAAAGATTCATAGAAGATTTGTTCTTTCCTACCAAAATCCTATCAATCAACGCAGTTTGGGCACCAGGAGAAGTTCAAAAGACTAAAGCTGTAGTATCAGGGAAATGGACACCAAAGTTTCCAATAGATACTGAGAAAGTGATACAAATTGTAAGAAATGCCCGAAACCTTGACATTGAGATAGAATTTGAGGATAAAAGATAG